In the Leifsonia sp. 466MF genome, one interval contains:
- a CDS encoding ROK family transcriptional regulator has protein sequence MTATQGLIPRGARNPGSQGALRHLNQERLVEFLLANGPSTQAELARGTGLSTATVSNIVRDMAAKGVVTTSPVTSSGRRALLVQLTDTGDIAVGVDFGRRHVRIVLTTLGYDVIAEEQVALEPGYDVLGAVREAARLLDRMLAEGGHDRESVLAVGVGIPGPIDRRTGTVLQGAILPEWVGITRRELEDVFGFPVVVDNDANLGALAEVTWGANRGERNLIFVKIGTGIGAGLILNGQPYYGFLGITGELGHTPVAEHGVICRCGNRGCLETIASTSVMLESLGRGDGARTASDILRRGLAKDPAVLRVVSDAGTAIGQAIGNIANVINPELVLIGGPLVGLGDALLDPIRHGIRQNAIPIIAGTTTVRISSLGDRAESLGAAAIVIKGALAGQEG, from the coding sequence ATGACCGCCACCCAGGGGCTGATCCCTCGTGGCGCACGCAATCCCGGGTCGCAGGGCGCACTGAGGCACTTGAACCAGGAACGACTCGTCGAGTTCCTCCTGGCCAACGGACCGTCCACCCAGGCTGAGCTGGCGCGCGGGACCGGCCTGTCCACCGCCACCGTGTCGAACATCGTTCGCGACATGGCGGCCAAGGGCGTGGTCACGACCTCCCCGGTGACCTCCAGCGGGCGGCGGGCCCTGCTCGTGCAGCTCACCGACACCGGCGACATCGCCGTCGGCGTCGACTTCGGCCGCCGCCACGTGCGCATCGTGCTCACCACCCTCGGCTATGACGTCATCGCCGAGGAGCAGGTGGCGCTCGAACCCGGCTATGACGTGCTCGGCGCGGTGCGGGAGGCTGCACGGCTGCTCGACCGGATGCTCGCCGAAGGCGGCCACGACCGCGAGTCCGTTCTCGCCGTCGGCGTCGGCATCCCCGGACCCATCGACCGCCGTACCGGAACGGTTCTGCAGGGCGCCATCCTCCCCGAATGGGTCGGAATCACCCGGCGGGAGCTGGAGGATGTGTTCGGCTTCCCGGTCGTCGTCGACAACGACGCCAACCTCGGTGCGCTCGCCGAAGTCACCTGGGGAGCGAACCGCGGAGAGCGCAACTTGATCTTCGTCAAGATCGGCACAGGGATCGGTGCGGGCCTCATCCTCAACGGCCAGCCGTACTACGGGTTCCTCGGCATCACGGGCGAACTCGGTCACACGCCGGTCGCGGAGCACGGCGTGATCTGCCGCTGCGGCAACCGCGGCTGCCTGGAGACGATCGCGTCGACCAGCGTGATGCTCGAATCGCTCGGGCGGGGCGACGGCGCGCGCACGGCCTCGGACATCCTGCGCCGCGGGCTTGCCAAAGACCCGGCCGTCCTCCGCGTCGTCAGCGACGCGGGCACGGCGATCGGCCAGGCGATCGGCAACATCGCGAACGTCATCAACCCGGAACTGGTGCTCATCGGCGGACCGCTGGTCGGTCTGGGCGACGCGCTGCTCGACCCGATCAGGCACGGGATCCGGCAGAACGCCATCCCGATCATCGCCGGTACCACGACGGTCCGGATCTCGTCGCTGGGCGACCGCGCCGAGTCGCTCGGAGCAGCCGCGATCGTCATCAAAGGCGCCCTGGCCGGGCAAGAGGGCTGA
- a CDS encoding GntR family transcriptional regulator yields the protein MVEQDARARYDGRRLLRNDVYELVLERILSGELRPGQRLRDADLTSWLGVSRTPVREAVSRLTAVGLMSTSPNRYTEVAVLDEAEVADAVAVLRLLWPAVLASFPDASSLEREVELTLLARRVERGDVDPAHGLHRALSVVVDTLPNRVLAEAVRAADLRVVRYLLLEPAARAVLQPARVVALIRALGAETPPEAGAGRADELGVDLLTELEGVLSARRSAAR from the coding sequence GTGGTGGAGCAGGATGCGCGTGCGCGATACGACGGCCGTCGGCTGCTCCGCAACGATGTCTACGAGCTCGTGCTGGAGCGCATCCTCTCGGGGGAGCTGCGGCCGGGCCAGCGTCTGCGCGACGCGGACCTGACCTCGTGGCTGGGCGTCTCGCGGACACCGGTCCGTGAGGCGGTGAGCCGCCTGACCGCCGTCGGGCTCATGTCCACGTCGCCCAACCGCTACACCGAGGTCGCCGTGCTCGACGAAGCGGAGGTCGCGGATGCGGTAGCGGTGCTCCGGCTGCTCTGGCCGGCGGTGCTGGCGAGCTTCCCGGACGCTTCCTCTCTGGAGCGCGAGGTCGAGCTGACCCTGCTCGCCCGACGGGTCGAGCGCGGCGACGTCGATCCGGCCCACGGGCTCCATCGCGCTCTGTCGGTCGTGGTCGACACCCTCCCCAACCGTGTCCTCGCCGAGGCCGTGCGGGCGGCGGACCTCCGTGTGGTCCGGTATCTGCTGCTCGAGCCGGCCGCGCGTGCGGTGCTTCAGCCCGCCAGGGTCGTGGCGCTCATCCGCGCCCTCGGTGCCGAGACGCCTCCGGAGGCCGGCGCGGGTCGGGCTGACGAGCTCGGGGTGGATCTCCTCACGGAGCTGGAGGGCGTGCTGTCCGCCCGCCGCAGCGCGGCCCGATAG
- a CDS encoding PKD domain-containing protein produces the protein MAKHRFLTVAGLAAAAVILSVSVPQSVQGVAAGAGTVHFTASGDYGPGTAAQAVLTGIKNLSPDLHLALGDLSYGTTGQEQAWCDLVTSRTGAGFPFELVSGNHESSGQNGNINDFSACLPNQLPGAVGTYGREYYVDVPQGAPLVRFIMISPGLPFSDGTWTYASGTSHYSWTQAAIDGARAAGTPWVVVGMHKPCLSLGDYPCEAGADILNLLVSKRVDLVLTGHEHLYQRTKQLATGAACPTISPGTYTAACVADSDGTLVKGAGTVFATVGTGGNGNYEVHPADSEANYFAASYGSAATPLYGSLDVSATASQLTASFVRAAGPSFTDGFSIGPPAAGNQPPSAVFASSCADLTCSLDGTGSTDPDGAITSFAWDFGDGSSGTGGTITHTYAVAGTYTARLTVLDDGGATASTTRTLTVTAPPPPADTLAADPFERAVTNGWGTAPTGGNWSVSGSSSLYSVAGGTGRIQLPAGSGGTARLPGVSATGIDLRLGMTIDKLPSSGNVYVTVQGRRIATTGSYGSKVIISSAGKVTIQIVRVDQNGGNEVVVQTSATVPNVTYTAGMRLNVRMRTTGTSPTLVETKAWADGTPEPSTWQRSATDSTAALQGAGGLAVTGYLSGGVVNAPVTLTVDDLTAVKP, from the coding sequence ATGGCCAAGCATCGATTCCTCACCGTGGCGGGGCTTGCCGCCGCTGCCGTCATCCTCAGCGTCAGCGTGCCGCAGAGTGTCCAGGGCGTGGCGGCCGGAGCGGGCACCGTCCACTTCACCGCATCCGGCGACTACGGCCCGGGCACCGCGGCGCAGGCCGTGCTCACGGGCATCAAGAACCTCAGCCCCGACCTGCACCTCGCCCTCGGCGACCTCTCGTACGGCACAACGGGCCAGGAGCAGGCCTGGTGCGACCTCGTCACCAGCCGGACCGGCGCGGGCTTCCCGTTCGAACTCGTCTCGGGCAACCACGAGAGCAGCGGGCAGAACGGCAACATCAACGACTTCTCCGCCTGCCTCCCGAACCAGCTCCCCGGAGCGGTCGGGACCTACGGTCGCGAGTACTACGTCGATGTCCCGCAGGGCGCTCCCCTTGTGCGCTTCATCATGATCTCCCCCGGCCTCCCCTTCTCGGACGGCACGTGGACGTATGCATCGGGCACCTCCCACTACTCGTGGACGCAGGCCGCCATCGACGGAGCACGCGCGGCCGGAACGCCGTGGGTCGTCGTCGGAATGCACAAACCCTGCCTCTCGCTGGGCGACTACCCCTGCGAGGCCGGAGCCGACATCCTCAACCTGCTGGTGTCGAAGCGCGTGGATCTGGTGCTCACCGGACACGAGCACCTCTACCAGCGCACGAAGCAGCTGGCGACGGGAGCGGCCTGTCCGACGATCTCGCCGGGCACCTACACCGCGGCTTGCGTGGCGGATTCGGACGGGACACTCGTGAAGGGCGCGGGAACCGTCTTCGCGACGGTCGGTACCGGCGGCAACGGCAACTACGAGGTCCACCCGGCCGACAGCGAAGCCAACTACTTCGCGGCTTCGTACGGCAGCGCCGCCACACCGCTCTACGGCTCGCTCGATGTCAGCGCGACGGCGAGCCAGCTGACGGCGTCGTTCGTCCGGGCCGCGGGGCCGTCGTTCACGGACGGCTTCTCGATCGGGCCGCCCGCCGCCGGCAACCAGCCTCCGAGCGCCGTGTTCGCCTCCTCCTGCGCCGACCTGACCTGCTCGCTGGATGGAACGGGCTCGACCGATCCGGACGGCGCGATCACCTCGTTCGCCTGGGACTTCGGCGACGGCTCGTCGGGCACCGGCGGCACGATCACGCACACCTACGCCGTCGCCGGCACCTACACCGCGCGGCTGACCGTGCTGGACGACGGCGGGGCGACAGCGTCGACCACCCGCACGCTGACCGTGACCGCGCCACCCCCACCCGCCGACACGCTCGCCGCCGATCCGTTCGAGCGCGCCGTGACCAACGGCTGGGGAACCGCCCCGACCGGCGGGAACTGGTCGGTCTCGGGCAGCTCCAGCCTGTATTCGGTCGCGGGCGGGACGGGACGCATCCAACTCCCCGCGGGCTCGGGCGGCACCGCCCGGCTTCCCGGAGTCAGCGCGACCGGCATCGACCTGCGACTCGGAATGACGATCGACAAGCTGCCCTCCTCGGGCAACGTGTATGTGACCGTCCAGGGACGGCGGATCGCGACGACCGGCTCCTACGGGTCCAAGGTGATCATCTCGTCGGCGGGCAAGGTGACCATCCAGATCGTCCGCGTCGACCAGAACGGCGGGAACGAGGTCGTCGTGCAGACGTCGGCCACCGTTCCGAACGTCACCTACACCGCGGGCATGCGCCTGAACGTGCGGATGCGGACCACCGGGACATCGCCGACGCTCGTCGAGACGAAGGCATGGGCCGACGGCACTCCCGAGCCGTCTACCTGGCAGCGGTCGGCGACGGACAGCACGGCCGCACTGCAGGGTGCGGGCGGGCTGGCGGTGACCGGGTACCTCTCGGGCGGGGTCGTGAACGCGCCGGTCACCCTGACCGTCGACGACCTGACCGCCGTGAAGCCGTGA
- the mmsA gene encoding multiple monosaccharide ABC transporter ATP-binding protein, which produces MPSNAVILEMRAITKEFPGVKALEDVSLTVHADEIHAICGENGAGKSTLMKVLSGVYPYGTYSGDIVYQGDVMRFKDIKSSEQQGIVIIHQELALIPELSITENIFLGNEPGRGGVINWGEAKTRAVELLARVGLTDDPDTQIKNIGVGKQQLVEIAKALNKNVKLLILDEPTAALNEAESQHLLDLILGLKGRGVSSIMISHKLNEIEQIADQITIIRDGRTIETLDVKADGVDEDRIIRGMVGRTLGSRFPERTPNIGEKFFEVKDWVVQHPQVPDRLVVKNSSFYVRRGEIVGFAGLMGAGRTELAMSVFGHSYGNWVSGEIYKDGKEIQVRNVSEAIDNGMAYVSEDRKVLGLNLLDDIKQSVVAAKLKKIAKRGVVDDLEEYAVADEYRKLLRIRTPDVDRGVSTLSGGNQQKVVLAKWMFTDPDILILDEPTRGIDVGAKFEIYGIIQQLAAQGKGVIVISSELPELLGISDRIYTIFEGQITDELPIAEATPETLLKSMTSAKKRIAR; this is translated from the coding sequence ATGCCGTCGAACGCAGTCATCCTCGAGATGCGCGCGATCACCAAGGAGTTCCCCGGGGTCAAAGCGCTGGAGGATGTCTCCCTCACCGTCCACGCCGACGAGATCCACGCGATCTGCGGCGAGAACGGCGCGGGGAAGTCCACCCTCATGAAGGTCCTCTCCGGCGTGTACCCCTATGGGACGTACAGCGGAGACATCGTCTACCAGGGCGACGTGATGCGGTTCAAGGACATCAAGTCCAGCGAACAGCAGGGCATCGTGATCATCCACCAGGAGCTCGCGCTCATCCCCGAGCTCTCGATCACCGAGAACATCTTCCTCGGCAACGAGCCGGGCCGCGGCGGCGTCATCAACTGGGGCGAGGCGAAGACCCGCGCCGTCGAGCTGCTCGCCCGTGTCGGTCTGACGGACGACCCGGACACCCAGATCAAGAACATCGGCGTCGGCAAGCAGCAGCTGGTCGAGATCGCCAAGGCGCTCAACAAGAACGTCAAGCTCCTCATCCTCGACGAGCCGACCGCGGCGCTCAACGAGGCCGAGTCGCAGCACCTCCTCGACCTGATCCTCGGACTGAAGGGTCGCGGCGTCAGCTCGATCATGATCAGCCACAAGCTCAACGAGATCGAGCAGATCGCAGACCAGATCACCATCATCCGCGACGGCCGCACGATCGAGACGCTCGACGTCAAGGCGGACGGCGTCGATGAGGACCGCATCATCCGCGGCATGGTCGGCCGCACGCTCGGGAGCCGCTTCCCGGAGCGCACGCCGAACATCGGCGAGAAGTTCTTCGAGGTGAAGGACTGGGTCGTGCAGCACCCGCAGGTGCCGGACCGACTGGTCGTCAAGAACTCCAGCTTCTACGTCCGTCGCGGCGAGATCGTCGGCTTCGCCGGCCTCATGGGCGCCGGCCGCACCGAGCTCGCGATGAGCGTCTTCGGCCACTCCTACGGCAACTGGGTCTCGGGTGAGATCTACAAGGACGGCAAGGAGATCCAGGTCCGCAACGTCTCCGAGGCCATCGACAACGGAATGGCGTACGTGAGCGAGGACCGCAAGGTGCTCGGTCTGAACCTCCTCGACGACATCAAGCAGTCGGTCGTCGCCGCCAAGCTCAAGAAGATCGCCAAGCGCGGCGTCGTCGACGACCTGGAGGAGTACGCGGTCGCGGACGAGTACCGCAAGCTGCTCCGCATCCGGACGCCCGACGTCGACCGCGGCGTGTCGACGCTCTCCGGCGGCAACCAGCAGAAAGTCGTGCTGGCCAAGTGGATGTTCACCGACCCCGACATCCTGATCCTCGACGAGCCCACCCGCGGCATCGATGTCGGCGCCAAGTTCGAGATCTACGGGATCATCCAGCAGCTCGCCGCACAGGGCAAGGGCGTCATCGTCATCTCGTCCGAACTGCCCGAACTGCTCGGCATCTCGGACCGCATCTACACGATCTTCGAGGGCCAGATCACCGACGAGCTGCCCATCGCCGAGGCGACGCCCGAAACCCTCCTGAAAAGCATGACATCCGCCAAGAAGAGGATTGCCCGATAG
- a CDS encoding substrate-binding domain-containing protein codes for MRKIALATVAVAAAAALALTGCSSSRSGSDSSSASGFAKDSTIGVALPTKTSENWVLAGGLFEDGLKEAGFKGDVQYAGGSGVSDQQSQIQSMITNGAKVVIIGAVDGGQLAAQAKAAHDAGATVIAYDRLILNTNDVDYYVAYDNEKVGELQGQALLDGMKAKFPDKKNFNIELFSGSPDDANSAVFFNGAMKVLQPKIDDGTLKVVSGQTEIKQTSTQGWLPANAQTRMDNLLAKNYASTELDGVLSPNDTLARAIITSVKGAGKPVPIVTGQDSEAESVKSIMAGEQYSTINKDTRNLVKQAITMVKDLQQGKKPEINDDKSYDNGKKVVPAFLLKPVIVTKENAAEAYANDPTLEPLTK; via the coding sequence ATGCGCAAAATCGCACTCGCGACAGTGGCCGTCGCAGCTGCCGCCGCGCTCGCCCTGACCGGCTGCTCGTCGAGCCGCTCCGGTTCGGACAGCAGCTCCGCGTCCGGCTTCGCCAAGGACTCCACCATCGGTGTCGCCCTCCCGACTAAGACGTCGGAGAACTGGGTTCTCGCCGGTGGCCTGTTCGAGGACGGGCTCAAGGAGGCCGGCTTCAAGGGCGACGTCCAGTACGCCGGTGGCTCCGGTGTCTCCGACCAGCAGTCGCAGATCCAGTCGATGATCACCAACGGTGCGAAGGTCGTCATCATCGGCGCCGTCGACGGTGGCCAGCTCGCCGCGCAGGCCAAGGCCGCGCACGACGCCGGCGCGACCGTCATCGCGTACGACCGCCTGATCCTGAACACCAACGACGTGGACTACTACGTCGCGTACGACAACGAGAAGGTCGGCGAGCTGCAGGGTCAGGCCCTGCTCGACGGCATGAAGGCGAAGTTCCCGGACAAGAAGAACTTCAACATCGAGCTCTTCTCGGGCTCGCCGGACGACGCCAACTCGGCTGTCTTCTTCAACGGCGCCATGAAGGTCCTCCAGCCGAAGATCGACGACGGCACCCTGAAGGTCGTCTCGGGTCAGACCGAGATCAAGCAGACCTCCACCCAGGGCTGGCTGCCGGCGAACGCGCAGACCCGCATGGACAACCTGCTCGCCAAGAACTACGCCTCCACTGAGCTCGACGGCGTCCTGTCGCCGAACGACACCCTGGCCCGCGCCATCATCACCTCGGTGAAGGGTGCAGGCAAGCCGGTCCCGATCGTCACCGGTCAGGACTCGGAGGCCGAGTCGGTCAAGTCCATCATGGCGGGCGAGCAGTACTCGACCATCAACAAGGACACCCGCAACCTGGTCAAGCAGGCCATCACCATGGTGAAGGACCTGCAGCAGGGCAAGAAGCCCGAGATCAACGACGACAAGTCGTACGACAACGGCAAGAAGGTCGTCCCGGCGTTCCTGCTGAAGCCGGTCATCGTCACCAAGGAGAACGCGGCCGAGGCGTACGCCAACGACCCGACCCTGGAGCCGCTGACCAAGTAA
- a CDS encoding DUF6458 family protein — protein MGIGSGIFIFVVGLILAFALQVQVSWIDLKITGYILMGAGLVVFIISLAFALRRRPRTSIRQDGIDPVTGQRVERRTDEY, from the coding sequence ATGGGCATCGGAAGCGGCATCTTCATCTTCGTCGTCGGCCTCATCCTGGCCTTCGCCCTGCAGGTGCAGGTGAGCTGGATCGACCTGAAGATCACCGGGTACATCCTCATGGGCGCCGGCCTGGTCGTCTTCATCATCTCGCTGGCGTTCGCGCTGCGGCGCAGACCGCGCACGTCGATCCGGCAGGACGGCATCGACCCCGTCACCGGCCAGCGGGTCGAGCGGCGCACCGATGAGTATTGA
- a CDS encoding shikimate 5-dehydrogenase codes for MPILNKDMQVCISLAGRPSNIGTRFHNFLYDELGLNFVYKAFTTDDLEGAVRGIRALGIRGCSVSMPFKEAIIPLVDNLEASAVAIESVNTVVNEDGLLTASNTDYEAVAQLLAEHDVDAAQRVLVRGSGGMAKAVVAAFRGAGFDELTVLARNAEAGPALAERYGYEWVAEDPEPGFDVIVNVTPLGMRGDAEDVMAFDEAFIERATTVFDVVAFPSETPLIRAARATETAVITGAEVIALQAARQFERYTGVRLTPEQVARASEFSRAE; via the coding sequence ATGCCCATCCTGAACAAGGACATGCAGGTCTGCATCTCGCTCGCCGGTCGCCCCAGCAATATCGGGACGCGCTTCCACAACTTCCTGTACGACGAGCTCGGCCTGAACTTCGTCTACAAGGCGTTCACGACGGACGACCTGGAGGGCGCCGTGCGCGGCATCCGCGCGCTCGGGATCCGCGGATGCTCGGTCTCCATGCCGTTCAAGGAGGCGATCATCCCGCTCGTCGACAACCTCGAGGCGTCGGCCGTGGCGATCGAGTCCGTGAACACCGTCGTGAACGAGGACGGCCTGCTGACCGCCTCCAACACCGACTACGAGGCCGTCGCGCAGCTGCTCGCCGAGCACGACGTCGACGCGGCGCAGCGCGTTCTAGTGCGCGGGTCGGGTGGCATGGCGAAGGCCGTCGTCGCGGCGTTCCGCGGCGCGGGATTCGACGAGCTGACCGTCCTCGCGCGCAATGCCGAGGCCGGCCCCGCTCTCGCCGAGCGGTACGGCTACGAGTGGGTGGCGGAGGACCCGGAGCCCGGCTTCGACGTCATCGTCAACGTGACGCCGCTCGGGATGCGCGGCGACGCGGAGGACGTGATGGCGTTCGACGAGGCGTTCATCGAGCGCGCGACGACCGTGTTCGACGTCGTCGCCTTCCCCTCCGAGACGCCGTTGATCCGCGCCGCGCGGGCGACGGAGACGGCGGTGATCACCGGGGCGGAGGTCATCGCCCTGCAGGCCGCGCGTCAGTTCGAGCGATACACCGGTGTGCGGCTCACGCCGGAGCAGGTGGCCCGGGCGTCCGAGTTCTCGCGCGCCGAGTAG
- the mmsB gene encoding multiple monosaccharide ABC transporter permease: MTTQIPEKKKSGGLRDLGKMFGGGQSTGRQFGILGALVVIILLFEVLTGGTTLEPVNLINLVNQNVYVLILAIGMVMVIIAGHIDLSVGSVAALVGIIVAEAMTNWNVPWPLAIILGLLVGVVIGAWQGWWVAYVGVPAFIVTLAGMLIFRGLNQLIGSANTIPVPDGFTFIGGGFLPEWGPNTGFNNSTLLLGIIIAVVIALAEVRTRRKQTKMGSEKAPLWVSVFKVVILDAVVIYAAVLFGSGRVGTSFPVAGVILGVLIILYSFITRSTIFGRHIYAVGGNWHAAELSGVKIKRINFFVMMNMSVLAALAGMIAVARSVSSGPQDGLGWELDAIAAVFIGGAAVSGGIGTVAGSIIGGLVIAVLNNGLQLLGVTSDKVQIIKGLVLLVAVGVDVYSKRRGGPSLIGRMFGGGKTQEANAAAAEQPAVVPSGDSAEDSSRSLTS; encoded by the coding sequence ATGACCACACAGATTCCCGAGAAGAAGAAGTCCGGCGGTCTCCGCGACCTCGGCAAGATGTTCGGAGGCGGCCAGTCCACCGGACGCCAGTTCGGCATCCTCGGCGCCCTCGTCGTCATCATCCTGCTGTTCGAGGTGCTCACGGGCGGCACCACGCTCGAGCCGGTCAACCTCATCAACCTGGTCAATCAGAACGTGTACGTCCTGATCCTGGCCATCGGCATGGTGATGGTCATCATCGCCGGCCACATCGACCTGTCGGTCGGCTCGGTCGCCGCCCTCGTCGGCATCATCGTCGCCGAGGCGATGACCAACTGGAACGTGCCGTGGCCGCTCGCGATCATCCTCGGACTGCTCGTGGGTGTCGTCATCGGAGCCTGGCAGGGATGGTGGGTCGCCTACGTCGGCGTCCCCGCGTTCATCGTCACCCTGGCCGGCATGCTCATCTTCCGCGGTCTGAACCAGCTGATCGGCAGCGCGAACACGATTCCCGTCCCGGACGGCTTCACCTTCATCGGCGGCGGCTTCCTTCCGGAGTGGGGCCCGAACACGGGCTTCAACAACTCCACCCTGCTGCTCGGCATCATCATCGCGGTCGTCATCGCGCTGGCGGAGGTCCGCACCCGTCGCAAGCAGACGAAGATGGGCTCCGAGAAGGCTCCCCTGTGGGTCAGCGTGTTCAAGGTGGTCATCCTCGACGCCGTCGTGATCTACGCTGCGGTGCTGTTCGGAAGCGGCCGGGTCGGAACCTCGTTCCCCGTCGCCGGCGTGATCCTCGGCGTGCTCATCATCCTGTACTCGTTCATCACGCGCAGCACCATCTTCGGTCGCCACATCTACGCGGTCGGCGGCAACTGGCACGCCGCGGAGCTGTCGGGCGTCAAGATCAAGCGCATCAACTTCTTCGTCATGATGAACATGTCGGTGCTCGCGGCGCTGGCCGGCATGATCGCCGTCGCCCGCTCCGTCTCCTCCGGGCCGCAGGACGGCCTCGGCTGGGAGCTCGACGCGATCGCGGCCGTGTTCATCGGTGGTGCTGCGGTCTCCGGCGGTATCGGAACCGTGGCCGGCTCCATCATCGGTGGTCTGGTCATCGCCGTCCTCAACAACGGCCTGCAGCTCCTCGGCGTCACCAGCGACAAGGTGCAGATCATCAAGGGTCTGGTCCTGCTCGTCGCGGTCGGTGTGGACGTCTACTCGAAGCGCCGGGGCGGTCCGTCGTTGATCGGCAGGATGTTCGGTGGCGGCAAGACGCAGGAGGCGAACGCCGCTGCCGCCGAGCAGCCCGCCGTCGTGCCGTCCGGCGACTCCGCCGAGGACAGCTCGCGCTCGCTGACGTCCTGA
- a CDS encoding MarR family winged helix-turn-helix transcriptional regulator: protein MSDDLLALENQVCFGLAVAARSVIALYRPVLEPLSLTHPQYLVMLALWEREPRSVKDLSDTLALEPATLSPLLKRLEATGYVERRRSAADERALEVRLTESGRALRAEAEKIPPRIVERLGLPVSELENLRESLQTIIGAAVRTG, encoded by the coding sequence ATGTCCGACGACCTCCTCGCACTCGAGAACCAGGTGTGCTTCGGCCTCGCCGTGGCCGCGCGGAGTGTCATCGCGCTCTACCGCCCGGTGCTCGAACCGCTGTCGCTGACGCATCCGCAGTACCTCGTGATGCTGGCGTTGTGGGAGCGCGAGCCGCGGTCGGTCAAGGACCTCAGCGACACCCTTGCCCTGGAGCCGGCCACCCTCTCCCCTCTGCTGAAGCGGCTCGAGGCGACCGGTTACGTCGAACGGCGGCGCAGCGCCGCCGACGAGCGCGCGCTCGAGGTGCGCCTGACGGAGTCCGGGCGGGCGCTCCGAGCGGAGGCGGAGAAGATCCCGCCGCGCATCGTGGAGCGGCTCGGCCTTCCGGTCTCAGAGCTCGAGAATCTGCGCGAGAGCCTGCAGACGATCATCGGTGCGGCCGTCCGCACCGGATGA
- a CDS encoding MerR family transcriptional regulator — protein sequence MRISELAERAGVTVKAVRYYERLGLVSPDRLGNGYREYGDEHLRAVLEIRELADTGIPPGKARPFIDCLGSGHAHSDECPASRDAYRDGLAELDAAIAALERRRNLLARRLAGAEHRIPEPADGCGCTIDPS from the coding sequence ATGCGCATCAGCGAACTGGCCGAGCGGGCGGGTGTGACGGTCAAGGCCGTGCGGTACTACGAGCGGCTCGGGCTCGTCTCGCCGGACCGGCTCGGCAACGGCTACCGCGAGTACGGCGACGAGCATCTGCGCGCTGTGCTCGAGATCCGCGAACTGGCCGACACGGGCATCCCGCCGGGCAAGGCGCGTCCCTTCATCGACTGCCTCGGCTCGGGCCACGCGCACAGCGACGAATGCCCCGCCTCACGCGACGCCTACCGCGACGGACTGGCCGAGCTGGATGCGGCGATCGCCGCTCTGGAGCGCCGCAGGAACCTCCTCGCCCGCCGTCTGGCCGGCGCCGAGCACCGCATCCCCGAGCCGGCCGACGGCTGCGGGTGCACCATCGACCCCTCCTGA
- a CDS encoding dihydrofolate reductase family protein — protein sequence MGRLLFSAIASIDGYTVDSSGSFDWAQPDEEVHAFVNDRERDIGTYLYGRRMYETMRVWQDLGDSEEPVVADYAAVWQHAEKVVFSSILSEVTTPKTRLLSRFDPEEVRRLVAGADHDVSIGGPTLAAAAFAAGLVDEVRLFLVPVAVGGGTPALPQGQFLRLRLLEECAFAGGTLGLHYAVEKS from the coding sequence ATGGGACGTCTCCTCTTCTCGGCCATCGCCTCGATCGACGGCTACACCGTCGACAGCTCCGGATCGTTCGACTGGGCGCAGCCCGACGAGGAGGTCCATGCGTTCGTCAACGACCGGGAACGTGACATCGGCACCTACCTGTACGGCCGGCGGATGTACGAGACCATGCGGGTCTGGCAGGACCTGGGCGATAGCGAAGAGCCGGTGGTCGCCGATTACGCGGCCGTCTGGCAGCACGCCGAAAAGGTCGTGTTCTCATCCATCCTGAGCGAGGTGACGACGCCGAAGACCCGGCTGCTGTCGCGGTTCGATCCCGAGGAGGTGCGCCGCCTGGTCGCGGGCGCCGACCACGACGTCTCCATCGGCGGTCCGACGCTCGCCGCTGCGGCTTTCGCGGCCGGGCTGGTGGACGAGGTCCGGCTCTTCCTCGTCCCGGTCGCCGTCGGCGGCGGCACCCCGGCCCTCCCCCAGGGGCAGTTCCTGCGACTGCGACTGTTGGAGGAATGCGCCTTCGCAGGAGGCACGCTCGGGCTGCACTACGCGGTCGAGAAGTCCTGA